From a single Georhizobium profundi genomic region:
- a CDS encoding L-iditol 2-dehydrogenase — protein sequence MKRLEGKSALITGSARGIGRTFAEAYVREGATVAIADIDVERAEKTAAEIGDGAYAVALDVTDQASIDAAISAVEARCGGLDILVNNAAIFDLAPIVDITRESFDRVFRINVSGTLFMMQAAARSMIAQDRPGRIINMASQAGRRGEALVAVYCASKAAVISLTQSAGLNLIRHRINVNAIAPGVVDGEHWDGVDALFAQYENRPRGEKKRLVGAEVPFGRMGTAEDLVGMAIFLAGPESEYVVAQTYNVDGGNWMS from the coding sequence ATGAAGCGACTGGAAGGAAAATCCGCGCTGATCACTGGGTCGGCGCGCGGCATCGGCCGCACCTTTGCGGAAGCCTATGTCCGCGAGGGCGCAACGGTCGCGATCGCCGATATCGATGTCGAGCGCGCTGAGAAAACCGCGGCGGAAATCGGTGACGGAGCCTATGCCGTCGCTCTCGACGTGACCGATCAGGCATCGATCGACGCGGCGATCTCAGCCGTGGAAGCACGGTGCGGCGGCCTCGACATTCTCGTCAACAATGCAGCGATCTTCGATCTTGCGCCGATCGTCGATATCACGCGCGAAAGCTTCGACCGCGTCTTCCGCATCAACGTCTCCGGCACGCTCTTCATGATGCAGGCGGCCGCGCGCTCGATGATCGCTCAGGATCGTCCCGGTCGCATCATCAACATGGCAAGCCAGGCGGGCCGCCGCGGCGAAGCGCTCGTCGCCGTCTATTGCGCATCGAAGGCGGCGGTTATCAGCCTCACTCAATCCGCCGGGCTGAACCTGATCCGCCACCGCATCAACGTCAACGCGATCGCCCCAGGCGTCGTCGATGGCGAGCATTGGGACGGCGTCGATGCGCTCTTTGCGCAATACGAGAACCGGCCGCGTGGCGAGAAGAAGCGCCTTGTGGGCGCGGAAGTGCCTTTCGGGCGCATGGGAACCGCCGAGGACCTCGTCGGCATGGCGATCTTCCTGGCCGGTCCCGAAAGCGAATACGTCGTTGCACAAACCTACAATGTCGATGGCGGCAATTGGATGAGCTGA
- a CDS encoding ABC transporter ATP-binding protein translates to MGNITLNKVSKSFGTTHVIKDIDLAIDHGEFVVFVGPSGCGKSTLLRLIAGLEDVSSGRIMIDGTDATGLAPAKRRLSMVFQSYALYPHMSVRQNIAFPLKMAGNDKAVIDKKVGDAARILNLTDYLDRKPRQLSGGQRQRVAIGRAIVREPEAFLFDEPLSNLDAALRVNMRLEISELHQQLKTTMIYVTHDQVEAMTMADKIVVLQAGRIEQVGSPLDLYKHPANRFVAGFIGSPKMNFVEGAEAKRHDASAIGVRPEHLDISTTEGLWKGKVGVSEHLGSDTFLHVHRDGAGPNDETITVRTGGEVMLAHGDTVYLTPQADKIHKFDAQGLAIK, encoded by the coding sequence ATGGGAAACATCACGCTCAACAAGGTCTCAAAATCCTTCGGCACGACCCATGTGATCAAGGACATCGATCTTGCAATCGACCACGGCGAGTTCGTCGTCTTTGTCGGCCCGTCCGGCTGCGGCAAGTCCACCCTGCTGCGGCTGATCGCCGGGCTGGAGGACGTCTCCAGCGGCAGGATCATGATCGACGGCACGGACGCGACGGGCCTCGCACCCGCCAAGCGGCGCCTGTCGATGGTGTTCCAGTCCTATGCGCTCTATCCGCATATGAGCGTGCGCCAGAACATCGCCTTTCCGCTGAAGATGGCCGGCAATGACAAGGCGGTGATCGACAAAAAGGTCGGCGATGCGGCGCGCATCCTGAACCTCACCGACTATCTCGACCGCAAGCCGCGCCAGCTCTCCGGTGGCCAGCGCCAGCGCGTCGCCATCGGCCGTGCGATCGTGCGCGAGCCGGAAGCCTTCCTCTTCGACGAGCCCCTGTCGAACCTCGATGCGGCGCTGCGCGTCAACATGCGGCTCGAAATCTCCGAGCTTCACCAGCAGCTCAAGACGACGATGATCTACGTCACCCACGACCAGGTGGAGGCGATGACCATGGCCGATAAGATCGTCGTGCTGCAGGCCGGGCGAATCGAGCAGGTCGGTTCGCCGCTCGATCTCTACAAGCACCCCGCAAACCGTTTCGTCGCGGGCTTCATCGGGTCGCCCAAGATGAACTTCGTCGAGGGCGCCGAAGCCAAGCGCCACGACGCGAGCGCCATCGGCGTGCGGCCGGAACATCTCGACATCTCGACGACGGAGGGGTTGTGGAAGGGCAAGGTCGGCGTTTCCGAGCATCTTGGCTCCGACACGTTCCTGCATGTCCACCGCGATGGTGCAGGACCCAATGACGAGACGATCACCGTGCGCACCGGCGGCGAAGTGATGCTCGCACACGGCGATACGGTCTACCTCACGCCGCAGGCCGATAAGATCCACAAATTCGATGCGCAGGGCCTGGCAATCAAATGA
- a CDS encoding carbohydrate ABC transporter permease: MARAVSTRRKITFTIIGWTVGLLIFFPVLWTILTSFKTELDAISIPPKWIFFDWTLENYATVQERSNYFRFMRNSVYLALGSTALGLIFAIPAAWAMAFSPTPRTKDVLLWMLSTKMLPAVGVLIPIYLIFRDWGLLDSRVGLIIVLFLINLPIMVWMLYTYFKEIPGEILEAARMDGASLSKEITHVLAPMSVPGIASTVLLSVILAWNEAFWTLNLTTSNAAPLTTFIASYSSPQGNFYAKLSAASTLAIAPILILGWFSQKQLVRGLTFGAVK; encoded by the coding sequence ATGGCCCGCGCAGTGTCCACCCGCCGCAAGATCACCTTCACCATCATCGGATGGACGGTCGGTCTGCTGATCTTCTTCCCGGTCCTCTGGACGATCCTCACCTCGTTCAAGACCGAGCTCGACGCGATCTCCATCCCGCCGAAATGGATCTTCTTCGACTGGACACTGGAGAACTACGCCACGGTCCAGGAGCGCTCGAACTACTTCCGCTTCATGAGGAACTCGGTCTATCTCGCGCTCGGCTCCACCGCGCTCGGTCTCATCTTCGCCATCCCGGCCGCCTGGGCCATGGCGTTCTCGCCGACACCGCGCACCAAGGACGTGCTCTTGTGGATGCTCTCCACCAAGATGCTGCCGGCTGTCGGCGTGCTGATTCCGATCTACCTCATCTTCCGCGACTGGGGCCTGCTCGACAGCCGCGTCGGCCTGATCATCGTTCTGTTCCTGATCAACCTGCCGATCATGGTCTGGATGCTCTACACCTACTTCAAGGAAATTCCCGGCGAGATCCTCGAAGCCGCGCGCATGGACGGAGCGTCGCTCTCGAAGGAGATCACCCATGTGCTGGCGCCGATGTCGGTGCCGGGCATTGCCTCCACCGTTCTCTTGAGCGTGATCCTCGCCTGGAACGAGGCGTTCTGGACGCTCAATCTGACGACGTCGAACGCCGCGCCGCTGACGACCTTCATCGCGTCCTATTCGAGCCCACAGGGCAATTTCTACGCGAAGCTGTCGGCGGCCTCGACGCTCGCCATCGCACCGATCCTCATTCTCGGCTGGTTCTCGCAAAAGCAGCTCGTCCGCGGCCTCACCTTCGGCGCCGTGAAGTAG
- a CDS encoding IS3 family transposase (programmed frameshift), protein MSKSSDEPFQRIEVVTSVQRRRRWSVAEKVRLVEEAMQPGMSVSYVARRAGISPSQLFAWKRRMLEGGHAAVHADEDVVGASQVRELEKRVRELERMLGKKTMEAEILKEALELARPKKTDAAVAVVERSRGRFPMSAIARTLGVSRSNLIERTNKSSKPRGSYRKPDDIVLLAELRPIIDQRPTYGYRRVTALLNRQRRRDGLPTVNAKRVLRVMQQNGLTLQKHTALRPTRTHDGVVVALRSNIRWCSDHLEIRARNGEVVRIVFVIDACDREIIAWSAVVNAGISGEMVCDLMIAAVERRFKTLKVPHRLEWLSDNGSAYIARQTAQVAAALGINLLFTPVRSPQSNGMSEAFVKTLKRDYASTAILPDADTILALLPDWIDDYCEVHPHSGLRFRSPREFLRLSA, encoded by the exons ATGTCCAAGAGTTCTGATGAGCCGTTTCAGCGGATCGAAGTGGTCACCTCCGTGCAGCGCCGCCGGCGCTGGTCAGTGGCCGAGAAGGTTCGGCTGGTGGAGGAAGCCATGCAGCCGGGAATGAGTGTTTCCTACGTGGCACGTCGTGCCGGCATTTCCCCCTCCCAGCTCTTCGCCTGGAAGCGTCGCATGCTCGAAGGTGGTCATGCCGCCGTTCACGCGGATGAGGACGTTGTCGGCGCTTCCCAGGTCCGCGAGTTGGAGAAGCGGGTGCGCGAACTTGAGCGCATGCTGGGCAAGAAAACCATGGAAGCCGAGATCCTCAAGGAAGCCCTTGAACTCGCTCGCC CCAAAAAAACGGACGCCGCCGTTGCTGTCGTGGAGCGATCCAGAGGACGGTTCCCAATGAGTGCGATCGCCAGAACACTCGGCGTCTCCCGGTCCAATCTGATCGAACGCACCAACAAATCGTCCAAGCCACGCGGGTCTTATCGGAAGCCCGACGACATCGTTCTCCTGGCGGAGCTGCGGCCGATCATCGACCAGCGGCCAACCTATGGATATCGCCGGGTGACGGCATTGCTGAACCGGCAGAGGCGACGGGATGGCCTGCCCACGGTCAACGCCAAGCGCGTGCTCAGGGTCATGCAGCAAAACGGGCTGACGCTCCAAAAGCATACGGCTCTGCGGCCTACCCGCACCCACGACGGTGTCGTCGTTGCACTGCGCTCCAACATCCGCTGGTGCTCAGATCATCTGGAGATCCGTGCCCGCAATGGCGAGGTGGTCCGCATTGTGTTCGTCATCGATGCCTGCGACCGGGAGATCATCGCCTGGTCAGCCGTGGTCAATGCCGGCATCTCTGGTGAAATGGTCTGTGACTTGATGATCGCGGCGGTCGAACGCCGCTTCAAGACCCTTAAGGTCCCGCACCGACTGGAATGGCTTTCGGACAATGGCAGCGCCTATATTGCCAGGCAGACCGCGCAGGTCGCCGCTGCCCTCGGCATCAATCTGCTCTTCACACCGGTTCGAAGCCCGCAGAGTAACGGCATGTCCGAGGCCTTCGTCAAAACACTGAAAAGAGACTACGCCTCGACCGCCATCCTCCCAGACGCCGACACCATCCTGGCCTTGCTGCCCGACTGGATCGACGACTACTGTGAGGTCCACCCGCACTCTGGGCTCAGGTTCCGCTCACCACGCGAGTTCCTGCGTCTTAGTGCCTAA
- a CDS encoding ABC transporter substrate-binding protein produces the protein MRHRFSLLAACAAMLAGTSVGASAQETLTIATVNNGDMIRMQGLTDAFTEQHPDIQLNWVTLEENVLRQRVTTDIATNGGQFDIMTIGTYEVPIWAENDWLLPLDNLGDDYDVDDLIPAIREALSKDGTLYAAPFYAESAMTLYRTDLFEAAGIEMPEAPTWDFIADAARQISEANDDVYGICLRGKPGWGENMAFLGSMARSYGANYFDASWQPQFDSEGWTTAVTQYVDMMTNYGPPGAASNGFNENLTLFNQGRCAMWMDATVAASFVTNPDESQVAENVGFAPFPCGVENCPNQGANWLWAWSLAIPAGSQKAEAAETFISWATSKAYLELVAENEGWSNVPPGTRTSLYENEQYTSEAPFAEQTLAAINNADPSITDDKPYVGLQFAAIPEFQGLGTAVGQQMAAAVSGSMTVEQALQSAQQAAVREMTRAGYIQ, from the coding sequence ATGAGACACAGGTTTTCGCTTCTTGCCGCCTGCGCGGCCATGCTTGCCGGCACCAGCGTTGGCGCGTCCGCGCAGGAGACGCTGACGATTGCGACCGTGAACAACGGCGACATGATCCGCATGCAGGGTCTGACCGACGCCTTCACCGAACAGCACCCGGACATCCAGCTGAACTGGGTGACGCTGGAAGAAAACGTGCTGCGCCAGCGCGTCACGACCGATATCGCCACCAATGGCGGCCAGTTCGACATCATGACGATCGGCACCTACGAAGTGCCGATTTGGGCCGAAAACGACTGGCTGCTTCCGCTTGATAATCTCGGCGACGATTACGACGTCGACGATCTGATCCCCGCGATCCGCGAAGCGCTTTCCAAGGATGGCACGCTCTACGCAGCACCGTTCTACGCCGAAAGCGCAATGACGCTCTATCGCACCGACCTGTTCGAGGCAGCAGGCATCGAGATGCCCGAGGCTCCGACATGGGACTTCATCGCTGACGCCGCACGCCAGATTTCCGAAGCCAATGACGATGTCTACGGCATCTGCCTGCGTGGCAAGCCGGGCTGGGGCGAGAACATGGCCTTCCTGGGTTCCATGGCCCGCTCTTACGGCGCCAATTATTTCGATGCCAGCTGGCAGCCGCAGTTCGACAGCGAAGGCTGGACGACGGCCGTCACCCAGTATGTCGACATGATGACGAATTACGGGCCTCCCGGCGCAGCCTCCAACGGCTTCAACGAAAACCTGACGCTCTTCAACCAGGGCCGTTGCGCCATGTGGATGGATGCGACCGTTGCGGCCTCCTTCGTGACCAACCCTGACGAAAGCCAGGTCGCCGAGAATGTCGGCTTCGCGCCGTTCCCCTGCGGCGTCGAAAACTGCCCGAACCAGGGCGCCAACTGGCTCTGGGCTTGGTCGCTCGCGATCCCTGCCGGCTCGCAGAAGGCCGAGGCTGCCGAGACCTTCATTTCCTGGGCAACCTCCAAGGCCTATCTCGAACTGGTGGCCGAGAACGAAGGCTGGTCGAACGTTCCGCCCGGCACGCGCACCTCGCTCTATGAAAACGAGCAGTACACGTCCGAGGCGCCCTTCGCCGAGCAGACGCTTGCCGCGATCAACAATGCCGACCCGTCGATCACCGACGACAAGCCCTATGTCGGCCTGCAGTTCGCAGCCATTCCCGAGTTCCAGGGTCTCGGTACCGCGGTTGGCCAGCAGATGGCCGCAGCCGTCTCCGGCAGCATGACGGTCGAACAGGCGCTTCAGTCTGCCCAACAGGCAGCGGTGCGCGAAATGACACGGGCCGGCTACATTCAGTAA
- a CDS encoding sugar-binding transcriptional regulator, which yields MTTPTMRLDDAARAGWLYYVAGNTQDDIARKLGVSRQSAQRLVSLAVKEGLVKVRIDHPIASCLELAQRLKQRFDLKLVEVVPSDPGSQSTTVGVAEAAAAELERRLSAPEPVTIAIGTGRTLKAAIEKLPSMDCPQHKVVSLTGNIAPDGSAAFYNVVFTMADKVKCRSFPMPLPVIASSMHERELLHQQPMIQATLKLSATADITFVGIGDLGPGAPLVIDGFISPAELEELTAAGAVAEIVGWAIDREGHQIDGIINDRVASSPIPSRDTCIVVGIAKGPLKLPGIAAALKGRLINGLITDEDTATALLA from the coding sequence ATGACGACACCCACCATGCGACTGGATGACGCCGCCCGCGCCGGCTGGCTTTATTACGTCGCCGGCAACACGCAGGACGACATCGCGCGCAAGCTGGGTGTTTCGCGGCAATCGGCGCAGCGTCTGGTTTCGCTTGCCGTGAAAGAAGGTCTCGTCAAGGTCCGGATCGACCATCCGATCGCGAGTTGTCTCGAACTTGCACAGCGGCTGAAGCAGCGCTTCGACCTGAAGCTGGTCGAAGTCGTGCCGAGCGATCCGGGTTCCCAATCCACCACGGTCGGCGTTGCCGAAGCCGCAGCCGCTGAATTGGAGCGACGCCTGTCCGCGCCGGAACCCGTGACGATCGCCATCGGGACGGGCCGCACGCTGAAGGCCGCGATCGAAAAACTGCCGAGCATGGATTGCCCGCAGCACAAGGTCGTGTCGCTGACGGGCAACATTGCGCCGGACGGCTCCGCCGCATTCTACAACGTCGTCTTCACCATGGCCGACAAGGTGAAGTGCCGGTCGTTTCCCATGCCGCTCCCTGTCATCGCGTCCTCGATGCATGAGCGTGAATTGCTGCACCAGCAGCCGATGATCCAGGCAACCCTCAAACTGTCGGCAACGGCGGACATCACCTTCGTCGGCATCGGCGATCTCGGACCGGGTGCACCGCTCGTCATCGATGGCTTCATCAGCCCGGCCGAGCTCGAAGAATTGACCGCCGCAGGCGCCGTGGCCGAGATCGTCGGGTGGGCGATCGACCGCGAAGGGCACCAGATCGATGGCATCATCAACGACCGGGTCGCGAGTTCGCCCATCCCGTCGCGCGACACCTGCATCGTCGTCGGCATCGCCAAGGGACCGCTCAAGCTGCCCGGCATCGCCGCTGCTCTGAAAGGTCGGCTGATCAACGGCCTGATCACCGACGAAGACACGGCCACCGCCCTCCTCGCCTAA